The Pseudochaenichthys georgianus chromosome 8, fPseGeo1.2, whole genome shotgun sequence genome has a segment encoding these proteins:
- the aimp2 gene encoding aminoacyl tRNA synthase complex-interacting multifunctional protein 2 isoform X1 produces MSMYQVKPVCGSLLKPDLPTCMYTLPNIHGQQGNSCTSDLCSEHALQNGEVDPAVKALEARQDEILRKLYELKAAVDGLAKTVTTPDADLDLTVSSSLSSQSPSSTTFTGVTNLDTLLGKDLGALRDIVINANPAQPPLTLLVLHSVLCQRYRVLSTVHVHSSVSNVPPQLLSCLGPRHADSYARQMFQLGFTLIWKDVPKLQMKFSVQNMCPIEGEANVARFLFKLMSPYPSDAALATLVDSWVDMAFFQLAEGSAKERAAVLRALNSALGRSPWLAGQEFSLADMACYCCVLQSGPASSTPSNVQRWLKSCENLGHFSPAKPFLQ; encoded by the exons ATGTCCATGTACCAGGTAAAGCCCGTCTGTGGAAGCCTCCTAAAGCCCGATTTACCAACCTGCATGTACACCTTACCAAATATCCACGGGCAGCAAGGGAACAGCTGCACCTCTGATCTATGCTCTGAACACGCGCTTCAG AATGGCGAGGTGGATCCAGCGGTCAAAGCTTTGGAAGCCAGGCAGGATGAGATCTTGAGAAAACTGTACGAGCTGAAAGCAGCGGTGGACGGCCTGGCCAAGACGGTGACCACCCCCGACGCCGACCTGGACCTGACGGTCAGCAGCAGCCTCTCCTCCCAAAGCCCAAGCTCCACAACCTTCACAGGAGTCACCAATCTGGACACACTACTTGGCAAG GACCTCGGTGCTCTCCGTGACATCGTCATAAACGCCAACCCAGCACAGCCCCCCCTCACCCTGCTGGTGCTCCACAGCGTGCTCTGTCAGCGCTACCGGGTGCTCTCTACGGTCCACGTCCACTCCTCAGTTTCCAATGTGCCGCCGCAGCTCCTGTCCTGCCTCGGCCCGCGCCATGCAGACAGCTATGCCCGCCAGATGTTCCAGCTGGGCTTCACCCTCATATGGAAAGATG TCCCCAAACTGCAGATGAAGTTCAGTGTCCAGAACATGTGTCCCATCGAGGGTGAGGCCAACGTGGCGCGGTTCCTCTTCAAGCTGATGTCCCCCTACCCCAGTGACGCTGCTCTCGCCACACTGGTGGACAGCTGGGTGGACATGGCTTTCTTCCAGCTGGCAGAGGGCAGTGCCAAGGAGCGGGCCGCTGTCCTGCGGGCCCTGAACTCGGCTCTGGGCCGCAGCCCCTGGCTGGCCGGGCAGGAGTTCTCCCTGGCCGACATGGCGTGCTATTGCTGCGTGTTGCAGAGCGGCCCTGCCTCCTCTACTCCCTCTAATGTGCAGCGCTGGCTCAAGTCCTGTGAGAACCTGGGCCACTTCAGCCCGGCCAAGCCGTTTCTGCAGTGA
- the aimp2 gene encoding aminoacyl tRNA synthase complex-interacting multifunctional protein 2 isoform X2, with protein sequence MSMYQNGEVDPAVKALEARQDEILRKLYELKAAVDGLAKTVTTPDADLDLTVSSSLSSQSPSSTTFTGVTNLDTLLGKDLGALRDIVINANPAQPPLTLLVLHSVLCQRYRVLSTVHVHSSVSNVPPQLLSCLGPRHADSYARQMFQLGFTLIWKDVPKLQMKFSVQNMCPIEGEANVARFLFKLMSPYPSDAALATLVDSWVDMAFFQLAEGSAKERAAVLRALNSALGRSPWLAGQEFSLADMACYCCVLQSGPASSTPSNVQRWLKSCENLGHFSPAKPFLQ encoded by the exons ATGTCCATGTACCAG AATGGCGAGGTGGATCCAGCGGTCAAAGCTTTGGAAGCCAGGCAGGATGAGATCTTGAGAAAACTGTACGAGCTGAAAGCAGCGGTGGACGGCCTGGCCAAGACGGTGACCACCCCCGACGCCGACCTGGACCTGACGGTCAGCAGCAGCCTCTCCTCCCAAAGCCCAAGCTCCACAACCTTCACAGGAGTCACCAATCTGGACACACTACTTGGCAAG GACCTCGGTGCTCTCCGTGACATCGTCATAAACGCCAACCCAGCACAGCCCCCCCTCACCCTGCTGGTGCTCCACAGCGTGCTCTGTCAGCGCTACCGGGTGCTCTCTACGGTCCACGTCCACTCCTCAGTTTCCAATGTGCCGCCGCAGCTCCTGTCCTGCCTCGGCCCGCGCCATGCAGACAGCTATGCCCGCCAGATGTTCCAGCTGGGCTTCACCCTCATATGGAAAGATG TCCCCAAACTGCAGATGAAGTTCAGTGTCCAGAACATGTGTCCCATCGAGGGTGAGGCCAACGTGGCGCGGTTCCTCTTCAAGCTGATGTCCCCCTACCCCAGTGACGCTGCTCTCGCCACACTGGTGGACAGCTGGGTGGACATGGCTTTCTTCCAGCTGGCAGAGGGCAGTGCCAAGGAGCGGGCCGCTGTCCTGCGGGCCCTGAACTCGGCTCTGGGCCGCAGCCCCTGGCTGGCCGGGCAGGAGTTCTCCCTGGCCGACATGGCGTGCTATTGCTGCGTGTTGCAGAGCGGCCCTGCCTCCTCTACTCCCTCTAATGTGCAGCGCTGGCTCAAGTCCTGTGAGAACCTGGGCCACTTCAGCCCGGCCAAGCCGTTTCTGCAGTGA
- the LOC117451406 gene encoding voltage-dependent calcium channel gamma-4 subunit-like: protein MAWCDRGVQTLLASFGAFAAFSLMTIAIGTDYWLYSRAYICNSTNASSDESQSQPRTKKGDLTHSGLWRICCIEGINQGSCFRINHFPDDNDYDTDSSEYLLRIVRASSVFPIISTFLLMFGGLCVGAGRVYNKTNNVFLSAGILFVAAGLSNIIGIIVYISSNAGDPSDKRDDDKKYTYSYGWSFYFGALSFIVAETVAVLVINIYIERNKEVRWRARREFIRSLSSSSPYSRIPSFRYRRRTSHASSHSTEASRENSPGAGLKGRPSSSGPLDELSMYALARDSVADNTYSPEHESGAEFLQVHNCFTTDLKDGVNHRTTPV from the exons ATGGCTTGGTGTGACCGCGGGGTTCAAACGCTGCTGGCCAGCTTCGGGGCTTTCGCTGCCTTCAGCCTGATGACCATCGCAATCGGCACGGACTACTGGCTCTATTCGCGGGCGTACATCTGCAACAGCACCAATGCCTCATCAGACGAGAGTCAGTCGCAGCCCAGAACCAAAAAGGGCGATCTCACCCACTCCGGGCTGTGGAGAATCTGCTGTATTGAAG GCATCAATCAAGGCAGCTGTTTCAGAATCAACCATTTTCCGGACGACAACGACTACGACACAGACAGCTCTGAATACCTGCTGC GTATAGTTCGTGCCTCCAGTGTGTTCCCCATCATCAGCaccttcctgctgatgttcggcGGGCTGTGTGTCGGGGCGGGTCGAGTTTACAACAAGACAAACAATGTCTTCCTCAGTGCAGGAATTCTCTTTGTAGCTGCAG GTCTGAGCAACATAATAGGCATAATTGTCTACATCTCCAGCAATGCGGGAGACCCCAGTGATAAACGCGACGATGACAAGAAGTACACTTACTCTTACGGCTGGTCGTTCTACTTTGGCGCCTTGTCCTTCATCGTTGCCGAAACTGTGGCAGTCCTCGTCATCAACATCTACATTGAGAGGAACAAGGAAGTTCGCTGGAGGGCGCGGCGCGAGTTCATCCGTTcgctctcttcctcttccccgtACTCAAGGATACCCAGCTTCCGTTATCGCCGGCGGACATCACACGCCAGCTCTCATTCGACGGAGGCCTCGAGGGAGAACTCTCCTGGGgccggtctgaaggggaggccATCTTCCAGTGGGCCCCTGGACGAGCTGTCCATGTATGCGCTGGCGAGGGACAGTGTGGCGGACAACACGTACAGCCCAGAACACGAGTCTGGTGC
- the zbedx gene encoding uncharacterized protein zbedx: protein MISEMEVDHNESSVEIKSAMHTWRYRHHFTYKADQGKNIIVQCNLCLPRVNLLSTSKTSTSNLKKHLDRTHLGCEAKPDVKRGRKKEEYNGEESRHCQLKKLKAEIISKCMTQTKIDELIFNFIVEDCQSFYVLEQPGFRKLVAGLSEGLRSMDRVTLFTKVDQGFSRMREELMEKLSSIQYVCTTADIWTANSRSFFGMTCHWIDKHSLERKSAALGFARLQGRITHDTIAGRIHDIHVAYNIETKVQTTVTDNGSPFISVFREFAVDSKESDDDIGFYENVSTILEGEPEQDMLLFLPTVQRCASHTLELIVTEDFWQAVSQGPMCQLHYSTMAKVYAVWNKCHHLQVGMDSAEEIGKMALVVPAVIRWNVEYCAVQKIVSLSERELTELCARLEVPRMQPEEMAFLKEYVTVFHPLAFALELFQAEQKCYLGLVIPTILSLKNKLNEQKDSATYLSGVINAIVVAIDLRFQELFASTEAKIATATTPQFRLLWMAASDREEMCAVLATEAAQMDPGTITEPNTSRSSSHTIETEDDFFSYGSVKPAIQIQQRGVMEEIRKYVEGTGKSLECLQDFPRMKQLFLKYNTTLPSTAPIQRLFSQKGNLVTSQRNFLTDDYFERIQLLRYNGNVCTLATE, encoded by the exons ATGATTTCCGAAATGGAGGTTGATCACAATGAAAGCAGCGTCGAGATCAAATCGGCCATGCATACTTGGCGTTATCGCCACCATTTCACGTACAAGGCAGATCAAGGAAAAAATATCATCGTGCAGTGTAATCTATGTCTGCCGAGGGTAAATCTGCTATCCACGTCGAAAACCTCCACATCAAACCTAAAGAAGCATTTAGAC AGAACACACTTGGGCTGTGAAGCCAAGCCTGATGTCaagagggggaggaagaaaGAAGAGTATAACGGTGAGGAGAGTAGGCACTGCCAACTCAAAaaattaaaagcagaaataatcTCCAAATGCATGACCCAAACAAAAATCGATGAGCTGATATTCAACTTCATTGTGGAGGATTGCCAGTCATTTTACGTGCTGGAGCAACCTGGATTCAGGAAGCTGGTTGCAGGCTTAAGTGAAGGGCTTAGGTCCATGGACAGAGTGACCTTGTTCACAAAGGTGGACCAGGGTTTCTCCAGGATGCGGGAAGAGCTGATGGAGAAACTCAGCAGCATCCAGTATGTGTGCACCACGGCTGACATCTGGACAGCCAACAGCAGGAGCTTCTTCGGGATGACCTGCCACTGGATCGACAAACATTCTCTGGAGAGGAAATCTGCGGCTCTGGGGTTTGCACGGCTGCAGGGCAGAATCACGCACGACACCATCGCTGGACGCATACATGACATCCACGTGGCGTACAATATTGAAACTAAAGTTCAGACCACGGTCACTGATAATGGCAGCCCCTTCATCAGCGTGTTCAGGGAGTTTGCAGTGGACAGCAAGGAAAGTGATGATGACATCGGTTTCTATGAGAACGTGAGCACCATCCTGGAGGGTGAGCCAGAGCAGGACATGCTCCTGTTTCTGCCCACTGTACAGCGCTGTGCCTCACACACCCTGGAGCTGATAGTCACTGAGGACTTCTGGCAGGCTGTGTCCCAGGGGCCCATGTGCCAGCTACATTACAGCACAATGGCCAAGGTGTACGCCGTCTGGAACAAATGCCACCATCTCCAGGTCGGTATGGATTCAGCAGAGGAGATTGGAAAGATGGCGCTTGTTGTTCCGGCTGTGATACGCTGGAATGTGGAGTACTGTGCTGTGCAGAAGATCGTGTCCCTCTCTGAGCGGGAGCTGACAGAGTTGTGCGCCCGCCTGGAGGTCCCACGCATGCAGCCAGAGGAGATGGCCTTCCTGAAAGAATACGTGACTGTGTTCCACCCGCTCGCTTTTGCACTTGAACTTTTCCAAGCAGAGCAGAAATGTTACCTGGGTCTAGTCATCCCGACCATACTCAGTCTGAAGAACAAGCTAAATGAGCAGAAAGATTCTGCAACTTACTTAAGCGGGGTCATCAACGCCATCGTGGTGGCTATTGATTTGCGGTTCCAGGAGCTGTTCGCCAGCACAGAAGCTAAGATTGCAACAGCGACGACGCCTCAGTTTCGTTTGCTGTGGATGGCTGCCTCCGACAGAGAGGAGATGTGCGCCGTGCTGGCTACAGAGGCAGCCCAGATGGATCCAGGCACCATAACTGAGCCAAACACCAGCCGAAGCTCATCACACACCATTGAAACTGAGGATGACTTCTTCAGCTACGGGTCTGTGAAGCCTGCCATTCAGATCCAGCAACGGGGAGTGATGGAGGAGATCCGCAAGTATGTGGAAGGAACGGGGAAGAGCCTAGAGTGCCTTCAGGACTTCCCCAGAATGAAGCAGCTCTTCTTAAAATACAACACAACTCTGCCATCCACGGCCCCCATCCAGCGTCTCTTCAGTCAGAAAGGCAACCTGGTCACCTCACAGAGAAACTTTCTGACCGACGATTACTTCGAACGCATTCAGCTCCTGAGATACAACGGTAACGTGTGTACTTTGGCCACTGAGTGA